From a single Arthrobacter sp. SLBN-112 genomic region:
- a CDS encoding DUF3100 domain-containing protein, giving the protein MSTVKSAPTDKAGTRLTIPIAALAFVIALAVQFIGQAKIDLGIGAIIIFPMVWGLILGLLVSIQKFKPLGIDLQRVAAALVGVAVLLLVARLAFNIGPSLPTLLKAGPALLLQEVGHLLGTIVLALPLAVLLRMGKATVGATFSLDREPSFAMVSEKYGPDSDQYRGVLAMYVFGTLFGAVFITLLTSLVANWKIFDPLALAMGAGVGSGSMMAASVASITAAYPGDQEAVLGMAAVSNLITTVLGVYVGIYVALPLADKFYRVLTRKQESREVVGAGAGSGSPAAPARSAADVEREAAQAEENRRFRERVAESSAAIKLPLWLSLSVLTVLGIGTASIAAKGFSLTIVLGYVVLLALVLVGIALAKVTRKISAIVFVTTIGAYISSPWFFGAEALNAAVKTVDFLSIATVMLTLAGLSLGKDIPLLKNIGWKIIPVGLVAITASFLLSTVIAEFALGLWH; this is encoded by the coding sequence ATGAGCACTGTCAAATCAGCCCCGACCGATAAGGCCGGCACCAGGCTGACCATCCCCATCGCCGCGCTGGCGTTCGTGATTGCCCTCGCCGTGCAGTTCATTGGGCAGGCGAAGATCGACCTGGGCATCGGCGCCATCATCATTTTCCCCATGGTGTGGGGCCTGATCCTGGGCTTGCTGGTGTCCATCCAGAAGTTCAAGCCGCTGGGCATTGACCTGCAGCGGGTTGCGGCGGCGCTGGTGGGCGTGGCCGTGCTGCTGCTGGTGGCGCGGCTGGCATTCAACATCGGCCCCAGCCTGCCCACCCTGCTGAAGGCGGGTCCGGCGCTGCTGCTGCAGGAGGTGGGCCACCTGCTGGGCACCATCGTGCTGGCGCTGCCGCTGGCCGTGCTGCTGCGGATGGGCAAGGCCACGGTGGGTGCCACGTTCTCGCTGGACCGTGAACCGTCCTTCGCAATGGTGTCCGAGAAGTACGGCCCGGACTCGGACCAGTACCGCGGCGTGCTGGCGATGTACGTGTTCGGGACGCTGTTCGGCGCCGTGTTCATTACGCTGCTGACCTCGCTGGTGGCCAACTGGAAGATCTTTGATCCGCTGGCGCTGGCCATGGGTGCCGGCGTGGGGTCCGGTTCCATGATGGCTGCGTCCGTCGCGAGCATCACCGCCGCCTACCCGGGCGACCAGGAAGCTGTCCTGGGCATGGCCGCCGTATCCAACCTGATCACCACGGTGCTGGGCGTGTACGTGGGCATTTATGTTGCGCTGCCGCTGGCGGACAAGTTCTACCGGGTGCTGACACGGAAGCAGGAGAGCCGGGAGGTTGTGGGTGCTGGCGCTGGTTCTGGCTCTCCTGCCGCTCCGGCCCGCAGCGCTGCCGATGTGGAGCGCGAGGCCGCGCAGGCGGAGGAGAACCGTCGGTTCCGTGAGCGGGTGGCCGAGTCCTCCGCGGCGATCAAGCTGCCGCTGTGGCTCTCACTGTCTGTGCTGACGGTTCTGGGTATCGGGACGGCGTCGATCGCAGCGAAGGGGTTCAGCCTGACCATCGTGCTGGGGTATGTGGTCCTGCTGGCGCTGGTCCTGGTGGGCATCGCGCTGGCGAAGGTTACCCGGAAGATCTCGGCGATCGTGTTCGTCACCACCATCGGCGCATACATTTCGAGCCCGTGGTTCTTTGGGGCCGAGGCGCTGAACGCGGCCGTCAAGACCGTGGACTTCCTGTCCATCGCCACGGTGATGCTGACCCTGGCCGGCCTGTCCCTGGGCAAGGACATCCCGCTGCTGAAGAACATCGGCTGGAAGATCATCCCGGTGGGGCTGGTGGCCATCACGGCTTCGTTCCTGCTGTCCACGGTGATCGCGGAGTTCGCGCTGGGGCTGTGGCACTGA
- a CDS encoding alkaline phosphatase family protein encodes MSSSTHPTTPGRRQFLKLAAAGGAAVVLSAAPGTAWAAPAAERTRSYVLVVDGCRPDEISTTLTPRLAGLRAGGTNFPAARSLPVMETIPNHVMMMTGIRPDRSGVPANSIFDRGENVVRDLDRPTDLRFPTILERLQERGLTTGSVLSKKYLYGIFGTRASYRWEPQPLLPVTGHAPDVATMDALLAMVSGPDPDFVFTNLGDIDRVGHSDITGTTLRAAREAALVNTDQQVGRFIDHLKSTGKWESSVIMVLADHSMDWSIPTNVVSVDLILESRPDLQASIRIAQNGGADLLYWTGPEEDRPAGLAAVEQLVSAHEGVLSVNKPGTLRLGAEAGDLVAYCGAGWRFSDPYAASNPIPGNHGHPVTEPIPFFISGGSPKVVTGVSSDPARTADVAPTIGAIYGLNAPPGGYDGASRAGALRL; translated from the coding sequence ATGAGCTCATCAACCCATCCGACGACGCCGGGACGCCGGCAGTTCCTGAAGCTCGCCGCTGCAGGAGGTGCCGCCGTCGTGCTATCCGCCGCCCCAGGGACGGCCTGGGCCGCACCCGCGGCCGAACGGACGCGGAGCTACGTGCTGGTGGTGGACGGCTGCCGGCCTGACGAGATCTCCACCACGCTGACTCCGCGGCTGGCCGGGCTCCGGGCCGGCGGCACCAACTTCCCGGCAGCCCGGTCCCTCCCCGTTATGGAGACCATTCCCAACCACGTGATGATGATGACGGGAATCCGTCCGGACCGCTCCGGCGTCCCTGCCAACTCCATCTTCGACCGCGGGGAAAATGTGGTCCGCGACCTCGACCGGCCCACCGACCTGCGTTTTCCAACCATCCTGGAGCGTCTGCAGGAACGCGGACTGACCACGGGGTCGGTACTCAGCAAGAAGTACCTTTACGGTATTTTCGGAACCCGGGCCAGTTACCGCTGGGAACCCCAGCCACTCCTCCCGGTGACCGGCCATGCTCCCGATGTGGCCACTATGGACGCCCTGCTGGCGATGGTCAGCGGCCCGGACCCGGACTTCGTGTTCACCAACCTGGGCGATATAGACCGGGTAGGGCACTCCGACATCACCGGCACCACTCTGCGCGCGGCACGTGAGGCCGCACTGGTAAATACGGACCAGCAGGTGGGCCGCTTCATTGACCACCTCAAGAGCACCGGAAAGTGGGAATCGAGCGTGATCATGGTGCTTGCCGACCACTCCATGGACTGGTCCATTCCAACCAACGTGGTTTCCGTCGACCTGATCCTGGAGTCCCGCCCCGACCTCCAGGCCAGCATCAGGATTGCCCAAAATGGAGGGGCGGATCTGCTCTACTGGACCGGCCCCGAAGAGGATCGCCCTGCGGGACTGGCCGCAGTGGAACAGCTCGTGAGTGCGCATGAGGGCGTCCTGTCCGTGAACAAGCCCGGAACCCTCCGTCTCGGGGCAGAGGCGGGAGACCTGGTGGCATACTGCGGCGCGGGCTGGCGCTTCTCCGATCCCTACGCAGCCTCAAATCCGATTCCCGGCAACCACGGACATCCCGTCACGGAACCTATCCCCTTCTTCATTTCCGGCGGCAGCCCGAAGGTAGTCACCGGGGTTTCATCGGATCCGGCCAGGACTGCCGACGTAGCGCCGACCATTGGCGCGATCTACGGACTCAACGCACCCCCCGGCGGCTATGACGGAGCTTCCCGGGCAGGAGCACTTCGGCTTTGA
- a CDS encoding amidohydrolase — translation METTDTTPAAGALRTALADGVERWKPKVEALAKDIHGFKEVSFEEVKSAEAITALLAEGGFDVEHGTSGLPTAFTATAGSGDLVVALCVEYDALPGIGHACGHNLIAGASVAAALALQPYVDPLGITLKAIGTPAEEHGGGKALMLEEGAFDGVGLALMVHPVQDGVTYNPAGTSAQAVGRYKATFTGKAAHAAAAPHMGVNAADAAVLSQVAIGLLRQQIPSDHRIACFVAEAGHVTNIIPEKAVVEFECRAFTLREFEALLVRVRRCFEGAALATGTTLAFEDTEPLYEPLIQDDDLAAHWTAAMGDFGKDTSPAAGLSGGSTDMGNISQVIPSLHPWLSIPGADVPIHSHAFAALADSPQAYGVMFEAGTALAWTVAAAASTPTQRQRFTQAAYRRRTFTQEGAS, via the coding sequence ATGGAAACGACTGACACAACCCCCGCGGCCGGTGCGCTGCGCACTGCCCTGGCGGACGGCGTCGAACGCTGGAAACCCAAGGTGGAGGCGCTGGCCAAGGACATCCACGGTTTCAAGGAAGTCTCCTTCGAGGAGGTGAAGTCCGCGGAGGCCATCACCGCGCTGCTGGCCGAGGGCGGCTTCGACGTGGAGCACGGCACCAGCGGCCTGCCCACCGCCTTCACGGCGACTGCCGGCAGCGGCGACCTGGTGGTGGCGCTGTGCGTGGAGTACGACGCGCTGCCTGGTATCGGCCACGCCTGCGGGCACAACCTGATCGCCGGCGCGTCCGTGGCTGCGGCCCTGGCGCTGCAGCCGTACGTGGACCCGCTTGGCATCACGCTCAAGGCCATCGGCACCCCGGCGGAGGAGCACGGCGGCGGCAAGGCGCTGATGCTGGAGGAGGGAGCGTTCGACGGCGTGGGGCTGGCGTTGATGGTCCACCCCGTCCAGGACGGGGTCACCTACAACCCGGCCGGCACCAGCGCCCAGGCTGTAGGCCGGTACAAGGCCACGTTCACCGGCAAGGCGGCCCACGCGGCGGCCGCCCCGCACATGGGCGTGAACGCCGCGGATGCGGCCGTGCTGAGCCAGGTGGCGATCGGCCTGTTGCGCCAGCAGATCCCGTCCGACCACCGGATCGCCTGCTTTGTGGCCGAGGCCGGGCACGTCACCAACATCATCCCGGAGAAGGCCGTGGTGGAGTTCGAGTGCCGTGCCTTCACCCTGCGCGAATTCGAGGCGCTGCTGGTGCGGGTGCGGCGCTGCTTTGAAGGCGCTGCGCTGGCAACCGGGACCACGCTCGCGTTCGAGGACACTGAGCCGCTGTATGAGCCGCTGATCCAGGACGACGACCTGGCAGCGCACTGGACCGCGGCGATGGGTGATTTTGGCAAGGACACCTCGCCCGCCGCGGGCCTCAGCGGCGGTTCCACTGACATGGGCAACATCTCCCAGGTCATCCCGTCCCTGCATCCGTGGCTGAGCATTCCGGGTGCGGACGTTCCCATCCATTCGCATGCGTTCGCCGCACTGGCGGACAGTCCACAGGCGTACGGGGTGATGTTCGAGGCCGGCACCGCGCTCGCCTGGACCGTTGCCGCGGCTGCCTCAACCCCCACCCAACGTCAACGCTTCACCCAAGCGGCGTACCGCCGTCGTACGTTCACCCAGGAAGGCGCATCATGA
- a CDS encoding aldehyde dehydrogenase family protein → MSITTAPTSSSAATAREVLDAAFPCGLGAFVDGRVATGSGDSITLTAAATGEPFATYADPGAEGANAILESATAGAAVWGRLNGFERAAILRNVSRAVEQHAEELAILESATTGKPIRDARAEAAKVAEMFGYYSGWADKLTGQTIPVPGNWHTYTERVPWGVVVAITPWNAPLFTAGWNSAAPLAAGNAVIIKPSEFTPASSVRLAQIAHEAGLPAGVFNVAAGLGQTVGAALTTDNRVGKVSFIGSVPTGRRVAVAAAQAGIPALLELGGKSANIVFADADLDRAADGAVSAIFSGAGQSCVAGSRLLVERSVHAEFVELVAARAAKLRVGDPLSADTEVGPIITPQQFATVTGLIEAGMDDGGRRLTGATLPEALSGSALKGGHWVMPTLLDGVTPQNRLETTEVFGPVVGADAFDTEAEAIARANNTSFGLAGAVWTSDVSRAHHVAREVKAGTFWINSYKTIHVAVPFGGFGDSGHGRSSGPGVLDEYTQTKAVWVPTRAAGSPFPSLSY, encoded by the coding sequence TTGAGTATCACCACAGCACCCACCTCATCCTCCGCGGCCACCGCCAGGGAAGTCCTGGACGCCGCCTTCCCCTGCGGCCTTGGCGCCTTCGTTGACGGCCGCGTCGCCACCGGCAGCGGAGACAGCATCACCCTCACCGCCGCCGCCACCGGCGAGCCCTTCGCCACCTACGCGGACCCTGGAGCCGAGGGTGCCAACGCCATCCTGGAAAGCGCGACGGCGGGAGCCGCCGTGTGGGGGCGGCTGAACGGCTTCGAGCGGGCCGCCATCCTCCGCAATGTCAGCCGCGCGGTGGAGCAGCATGCCGAGGAACTGGCCATCCTCGAATCGGCCACCACCGGCAAGCCCATCCGCGACGCCCGTGCAGAAGCCGCCAAGGTGGCCGAAATGTTCGGCTATTACTCAGGCTGGGCGGACAAGCTCACAGGGCAGACCATTCCCGTCCCCGGCAACTGGCACACCTACACCGAGCGCGTGCCGTGGGGTGTCGTCGTCGCCATTACCCCCTGGAACGCTCCCCTGTTCACCGCCGGCTGGAACTCCGCCGCCCCGCTCGCCGCGGGCAATGCCGTGATCATCAAGCCCAGCGAATTCACCCCCGCGTCCTCGGTCCGGCTCGCCCAGATCGCCCATGAAGCAGGACTGCCGGCAGGGGTCTTCAACGTTGCCGCCGGCCTGGGCCAGACGGTCGGGGCGGCATTGACCACGGACAATCGCGTGGGCAAGGTCAGCTTCATCGGCTCCGTCCCCACCGGCCGCCGCGTCGCCGTCGCCGCGGCCCAGGCCGGCATCCCGGCCCTGCTGGAACTTGGCGGCAAGAGCGCCAATATCGTCTTCGCCGACGCCGACCTGGACCGCGCCGCGGACGGCGCCGTCTCCGCCATCTTCTCCGGAGCGGGCCAGTCCTGCGTGGCCGGGTCCCGGCTCCTGGTGGAACGGAGCGTACACGCAGAATTCGTGGAGCTGGTGGCCGCCAGGGCAGCAAAGCTCCGCGTCGGTGACCCCCTCAGCGCTGACACCGAGGTAGGCCCCATCATCACGCCACAGCAGTTCGCCACCGTCACCGGCCTGATCGAGGCAGGAATGGACGACGGCGGCCGTCGCCTCACCGGGGCCACATTGCCGGAGGCGCTGAGCGGCTCAGCCCTGAAGGGCGGGCACTGGGTGATGCCGACCCTGCTGGACGGCGTCACGCCCCAGAACCGGCTGGAAACCACCGAGGTCTTCGGCCCGGTGGTGGGCGCGGACGCGTTCGATACTGAAGCCGAGGCCATTGCCCGGGCCAACAACACCAGTTTCGGCCTGGCCGGCGCGGTATGGACTTCGGACGTTTCCCGCGCGCACCACGTGGCCCGCGAGGTCAAGGCCGGCACCTTCTGGATCAACTCCTACAAGACCATCCACGTGGCGGTGCCGTTCGGCGGCTTCGGAGATTCCGGCCACGGCCGTTCCTCCGGCCCGGGCGTGCTGGACGAGTACACGCAGACCAAGGCCGTCTGGGTGCCCACACGCGCCGCCGGTTCCCCCTTCCCGTCCCTGTCCTACTAG
- a CDS encoding alkaline phosphatase D family protein: MNTFTRRQMLRSAAVVAAAGGSGSLWAGTAATSAAAGTGAFAHGVASGDPFPDSVLLWTRITPSPEAQPGSGMGPEVSVGWEVAADAEFKKVVARGTAKTSPARDHTVKVIAARLSPGTSYWYRFILGQSVSPVGRTRTAPATGAPVDRLKFGVVSCANLQAGYFSSYRHLAACGDLDAVLHLGDYLYEYGPGEYQARDIVVRPHDPAHEMTQLAHYRRRHAQYKTDPDLQSLHGAAPFIVTWDDHESANDAWKGGAENHMEGTEGVWTERFAAAHQAYAEWMPVRYESGGQIYRRLDFGSLASLSMLDLRSYRDHQAANAADPAVDSPDRSITGAAQMDWLLSNLKSGGPQWKLVGNPVMITPVRVPSTLSTAELGGVQKLMGGTTIDGAQINVDQWDGYEADQHRVISHLRDNGVKDTVFLTGDIHSGWACDIPADPSTYPVTGDSVAAELVCTSVTSDNLDDILNVPPRTASVAVENALKGANPHVKYLDFDSHGYSVLDVTPGGVRMDWYVLAERTAAGSGSALSTSFNVKASTCKVTPASGGLS, translated from the coding sequence ATGAACACTTTCACTCGACGTCAAATGCTGAGATCCGCAGCGGTGGTTGCGGCAGCAGGAGGCAGTGGCTCGCTTTGGGCCGGGACCGCCGCTACCAGCGCCGCCGCTGGTACGGGGGCCTTCGCCCACGGTGTTGCCTCCGGCGACCCGTTCCCTGACAGCGTCCTGCTCTGGACCCGGATCACGCCGTCCCCTGAAGCCCAGCCCGGCAGCGGAATGGGGCCAGAAGTCTCCGTGGGCTGGGAAGTAGCGGCTGATGCGGAGTTCAAGAAGGTAGTCGCCCGGGGCACCGCCAAAACCAGCCCGGCCAGGGACCATACGGTCAAGGTGATTGCGGCCCGGCTCTCCCCCGGCACGAGTTACTGGTACAGGTTCATCCTGGGGCAATCGGTTTCCCCCGTGGGCCGGACCCGGACAGCCCCTGCCACCGGAGCCCCCGTGGACCGGCTGAAGTTTGGCGTGGTGTCATGCGCCAACCTGCAGGCGGGCTATTTTTCCTCCTACCGCCACCTCGCCGCCTGCGGAGACCTCGACGCCGTGCTTCACCTCGGTGACTACCTCTACGAGTACGGCCCCGGCGAATACCAGGCACGCGACATCGTGGTCCGTCCCCACGACCCCGCCCACGAAATGACGCAGCTCGCCCATTACCGCCGCCGGCATGCCCAGTACAAGACCGATCCGGACCTGCAATCGCTGCACGGCGCCGCGCCGTTTATCGTGACGTGGGACGACCACGAATCGGCCAACGACGCATGGAAGGGCGGCGCGGAAAACCATATGGAGGGAACCGAGGGGGTGTGGACCGAACGTTTTGCCGCGGCACACCAGGCCTACGCCGAATGGATGCCGGTGCGCTACGAATCTGGCGGCCAGATCTACCGGCGGCTGGATTTCGGATCCTTGGCCAGCTTGTCCATGCTCGACTTGCGCTCCTACCGCGACCATCAGGCCGCCAATGCTGCCGACCCGGCTGTCGACAGCCCGGACCGCAGCATCACGGGCGCCGCACAGATGGACTGGCTCCTCAGCAACCTCAAGTCCGGCGGCCCGCAGTGGAAGCTGGTCGGCAACCCGGTGATGATCACGCCGGTGCGCGTCCCGTCAACGCTGAGCACCGCGGAACTGGGCGGGGTGCAGAAGCTAATGGGCGGAACCACCATCGACGGGGCCCAAATCAATGTGGACCAATGGGACGGCTACGAGGCGGACCAGCACCGCGTCATCAGCCACCTGAGGGACAACGGGGTCAAAGACACCGTGTTCCTGACCGGCGACATCCACTCAGGCTGGGCCTGCGACATCCCGGCCGATCCATCCACTTATCCCGTGACAGGGGATTCCGTGGCAGCTGAACTCGTCTGCACTTCAGTGACGAGTGACAACCTGGACGACATCCTCAATGTGCCGCCCCGTACCGCCTCCGTCGCCGTCGAGAACGCCCTCAAGGGCGCCAACCCGCACGTGAAATACCTCGATTTCGACTCGCACGGCTATTCCGTCCTGGACGTCACGCCCGGCGGGGTGCGGATGGACTGGTACGTCCTCGCCGAGCGGACTGCCGCCGGCTCGGGATCCGCGCTGTCCACCTCGTTCAACGTCAAAGCCAGCACATGCAAAGTAACGCCGGCTTCGGGAGGCCTTTCATGA